The Methanobrevibacter sp. region AATGGGAGAATATGAAACTGCAATCAGCATAGATTCCAGAAATCTCAACTTTTATCTAGAATACATATCTGCTTATGATAGACGGGGAAGTTGAAAAAGCAAAGAAAATGTACAACCGGATGCTATTATATTTCCCGCTTTTTGATAAAAGCTTTGATGAAATTGAAGCCACATACCAAAATGTGATTATTTAATCCAGACACATATAGAAATAGTGATATACAAGCAAACCTAAAATTAAGGTTAACTATAAGAAGATGATATTATGATCAGCAACAAAGAAAAAGATAAAATCAAAGAAGAAATTTTGAGAAAATAAACTCAGTTTTAGAAAAAAACGGCGAATCATTCAGACTTGACCAGGTAAATGTTCTAAACAGAAGTGAAAGTGTCAAGTTTATGGGAAACTACAGGGTTTATGACAGAAGAAACTATGATTCCGTTTCAAGGGAAATTAATTCCTTTTTAAAGAAATACGGAAAAGTTGAAATAAAATCCAAAAAAATCAGAGACAACGGAATGAAATTTACAACTGTAAGCTTCAATTTTGAGTTGTAAACTGATTTTAATTAAAAAATTCTTTTTTTTATAATTTTAAATATCATGAATATATTTTTAACAGGAAATGTGCAAGTTGGAAAAAGTACTATCCTGAACAGGTTTATTTCCAGTCATCCGGATTTGAAGATTGGCGGTTTCAAGACCCTGACTAATTTTGATGAAAACCGTGGTATTTATAGAGGAGTATATATAGTGCCAGCCACCAAATTTGAAGTTGATTATAGTAAACATAGTCACGTTGGAACTAGGACTCATAAAAGAGATGCTTATCCTGAAAACTTTGATTTAAGAGGGGTCGAGATACTAAATTCACCTGGAGATTATGATCTCATACTGATGGATGAAATCGGATTTATGGAAACACGTGCCCTGAAGTTCAACAGACGTGTTTTGGAAATTCCTGACAGTGACGTGCCCGTGATTGGAGTTGTAAAACCAATGATGAAAGGACTTCCATTGGATGTGAAAAATCATCCGGATACAACAGTTCTTGAAGTGACTGTAGAAAACAGGAAATATGTTTATCTTGAATTTTGTGAACTTATGGAGAATGAAGTTATAGGTTGACCTAAAAAAAATGCATACCTTTATATACTATGATGACCAACTATGTAATAGAGATGAAATTTAGGGACACCTAAAAATATTCTCTTATATTATTAGACAACTAATAATAAATCTCCATATTATAAAAGTTCGTGTTGAATTAGATTTTCACACAAT contains the following coding sequences:
- a CDS encoding nucleoside-triphosphatase is translated as MNIFLTGNVQVGKSTILNRFISSHPDLKIGGFKTLTNFDENRGIYRGVYIVPATKFEVDYSKHSHVGTRTHKRDAYPENFDLRGVEILNSPGDYDLILMDEIGFMETRALKFNRRVLEIPDSDVPVIGVVKPMMKGLPLDVKNHPDTTVLEVTVENRKYVYLEFCELMENEVIG